In Scomber scombrus chromosome 17, fScoSco1.1, whole genome shotgun sequence, the following proteins share a genomic window:
- the rad51 gene encoding DNA repair protein RAD51 homolog 1, which yields MAMRSEARVEAEVEEEENFGPQPLCRLEQCGISASDIKKLEDAGFHTIEAVAYAPKKELLNIKGISEAKADKILTEAAKLVPMGFTTATEFHQRRAEIIQISTGSKELDKLLQGGIETGSITEMFGEFRTGKTQLCHTLAVTCQLPIDQGGGEGKAMYIDTEGTFRPERLLAVAERYGLVGSDVLDNVAYARAFNTDHQTQLLYQASAMMAESRYALLIVDSATALYRTDYSGRGELSARQGHLGRFLRMLLRLADEFGVAVVISNQVVAQVDGAAMFSADPKKPIGGNILAHASTTRLYLRKGRGETRICKIYDSPCLPEAEAMFAINADGVGDAKD from the exons ATGGCGATGAGGAGCGAGGCCAGAGTGGAGGcagaggtagaggaggaagaaaactTTGGGCCACAGCCTTTGTGCAGACTAGAG CAATGTGGAATCAGTGCCAGTGACATCAAGAAACTGGAGGATGCAGGTTTCCACACTATCGAAGCGGTGGCCTACGCACCCAAGAAGGAGCTGCTCAACATCAAAGGCATCAGTGAGGCCAAAGCTGATAAAATCCTG ACTGAAGCTGCCAAGCTGGTGCCGATGGGTTTCACTACAGCTACAGAGTTCCACCAGAGGAGAGCCGAAATCATTCAGATCTCTACAGGCTCCAAAGAGCTCGACAAACTCCTGCAGG GTGGGATCGAGACGGGCTCCATCACAGAGATGTTTGGAGAGTTTCGGACGGGGAAGACCCAGCTGTGCCACACACTGGCTGTCACTTGTCAG TTACCCATTGATCAGGGGGGTGGAGAAGGTAAAGCCATGTACATTGACACAGAGGGAACCTTCAGACCAGAGAGACTCCTCGCTGTGGCAGAGAG gTACGGGTTGGTAGGCAGCGATGTTCTGGACAATGTGGCCTACGCCCGAGCCTTCAACACAGACCATCAGACACAGCTGCTGTATCAAGCCTCCGCCATGATGGCTGAGTCCAG gtatgCTCTGCTGATAGTGGACAGCGCCACAGCTCTGTACAGAACAGACTACTCAGGCAGAGGGGAGCTGTCAGCCAGGCAGGGACACTTGGGACGTTTCCTGCGCATGCTGCTCAGACTGGCAGACGAG TTTGGCGTTGCCGTGGTGATATCCAACCAGGTGGTAGCACAGGTGGACGGGGCAGCCATGTTCTCCGCAGATCCCAAGAAACCAATCGGTGGCAACATTCTGGCTCACGCCTCCACTACACG TCTGTACCTGAGGAAAGGCCGAGGAGAGACGAGGATCTGTAAAATCTACGACTCCCCCTGCCTGCCAGAGGCCGAAGCCATGTTCGCCATTAACGCTGACGGAGTGGGCGACGCCAAGGACTGA
- the rmdn3 gene encoding regulator of microtubule dynamics protein 3 gives MNMPLGRNGFIGLAVGATAGLGLIAFIIYKEISKRRCQSLVMEARPAACLFDGADGAALLRETLGAEEAEAQQQALAAVEAVVQGLSPEQQLELRNQLDQVLTCVSSLRSEVAELRGGLQDIALQIIQDVKKGVEDSQRVRRRRHIHRERTDSNSSSSIYFTASQGVASAYEETSEGGYSTAYAESDYTDRDTDKEEGEKEPEQESEEEEDQSCATVLTLRQEDSQEEEVEEERGLEEEDEDEDEEEGRLQLVTEVPSGELALLLAQSDILHTGDASLKAEGFQLLLENRAEYGDSREFLWRMARAYSDMYESAKDKQEKKNYAQQGREEAELALKKNGLSAECHKWFAVLTGLTSQHDSMHSKLKSSHILKEHLDRAIALRDDDPMCFYLLGRWCYEVTTLDWLEKKAAAALYQSPPNSTLHDALENFLKAEELSPGFSKTVRFYIAKCHQELGNISEATNWTELALKMPSNTNDDEETRKLEAQLRVLTGKKI, from the exons ATGAACATGCCGCTCGGGAGGAACGGGTTCATAGGGCTCGCTGTGGGAGCTACAGCCGGCTTGGGTTTGATTGCcttcatcatttacaaagagaTCAGCAAGAGAAGATGCCAGAGTTTGGTGATGGAGGCCAGGCCAGCCGCCTGCCTGTTTGACGGGGCTGATGGAGCCGCGCTGCTGCGGGAGACGCTGGGTGCAGAAG AGGCGGAGGCCCAGCAGCAGGCTCTGGCGGCGGTGGAGGCTGTGGTGCAGGGCCTGTCCCCGGAGCAGCAGCTGGAGCTCAGGAACCAGCTGGACCAGGTGCTGACCTGCGTGTCCTCGCTGCGCTCAGAGGTGGCCGAGCTGAGGGGGGGCCTGCAGGACATCGCCCTGCAGATCATCCAGGATGTCAA AAAGGGAGTAGAGGACAGCCAGCGGGTACGCAGGCGCCGTCACATCCATCGAGAACGCACCGACTCCAACAGCTCCAGCTCCATCTACTTCACTGCCAGCCAGGGTGTGGCCAGCGCGTATGAAGAGACCAGTGAAGGAGG gtACTCCACAGCCTACGCTGAGTCTGACTACACTGACCGAGACACTGacaaagaggagggagagaaagagccTGAACAGGAgtctgaggaagaggaagaccaGAGCTGCGCTACCGTCCTCACCCTCCGCCAGGAAGACTCccaggaagaggaggtggaggaggagagggggctggaagaagaggatgaggatgaggatgaagaggaggggaggcTGCAGCTGGTGACTGAAGTTCCCAGTGGGGAGCTGGCTCTCCTCCTGGCACAGAGTGACATCCTCCACACAGGAGACGCCAGCTTAAAAGCAGAGGGCTTTCAACTGCTGCTGGAAAACAGAGCAGAG TATGGAGACAGCAGAGAGTTTCTATGGCGAATGGCTCGGGCCTACAGTGATATGTACGAGTCTGCAAAGGAcaaacaagagaagaagaactACGCACAACAAg GTCGAGAGGAGGCAGAGCTGGCCCTGAAGAAGAACGGCCTCAGCGCCGAGTGTCACAAATG gttcGCCGTGTTGACAGGACTGACCTCCCAGCATGACAGCATGCACAGCAAACTGAAGAGCAGCCACATTCTGAAG GAACATCTGGACCGTGCCATCGCCCTCAGAGATGATGACCCCATGTGTTTCTACCTGCTGGGCAGATGGTGTTATGAG gtgacCACACTTGATTGGCTGGAGAAgaaggctgctgctgctctctacCAGAGCCCCCCCAATTCTACCCTGCATGACGCCCTGGAGAACTTCCTCAAG GCAGAAGAACTCAGTCCAGGTTTCTCCAAGACTGTAAGATTTTACATTGCAAAG TGTCATCAGGAGCTAGGGAACATCTCTGAGGCAACAAATTGGACGGAGCTGGCTCTGAAGATGCCCTCTAACACCAATGAC gATGAAGAAACGAGAAAACTGGAGGCTCAGCTCCGCGTCTTAACTGGCAAAAAAATTTGA